The following coding sequences lie in one Arachis ipaensis cultivar K30076 chromosome B05, Araip1.1, whole genome shotgun sequence genomic window:
- the LOC107641525 gene encoding putative F-box protein At4g22660: protein MDEINRWADINEDLFKEISKRFHAYDDYIQLRLVCKEWSLKLAKIPNGNKIPWLLLPDETVKNHSYEDEEIYHLMQLAAADDETLDTCVLEEKDIYHIMLPEMQSDNKFIRGSGHGWVIVQSISDGTIQMLNPFTNRSLDLPPVSTLPDIIDYQPDNHGDEYTLWDFRDIRITLDRDSVHRFEVYKVIINSSPEHDIENFMAVVIFGPNQRLAFYKPGNMRWVEFPTRDKRFEDVIFFQEKIYAINNDGQLYEFDTKIRAGLKGGIHETRPPSEIPVGPHEPKCLIGCANGSLLMLVRYLRHPFLRRIRRDFETYKFDIYELKRNRKEWSTLDNLGNYILVIGFNSSVQIPVPFLSKGNQIWFTDNQTAMQSSFYGPVPQDIGIFDLDHGSFQRVLLEVKFFCPPVWLLP, encoded by the coding sequence ATGGACGAGATTAATCGATGGGCAGACATTAATGAAGATTTGTTTAAAGAAATTTCAAAACGGTTCCATGCCTACGATGATTACATCCAGCTTCGATTGGTTTGCAAAGAGTGGAGCTTGAAACTTGCAAAGATTCCCAATGGAAACAAAATTCCGTGGTTATTGTTACCTGACGAAACTGTCAAGAATCATTCCTACGAAGACGAGGAGATTTATCATCTCATGCAATTAGCTGCTGCAGATGATGAAACTCTTGATACTTGCGTCCTTGAAGAGAAAGATATTTACCATATCATGCTGCCAGAGATGCAGTCGGACAACAAGTTCATCCGCGGTTCTGGTCATGGATGGGTGATTGTCCAATCCATATCTGATGGCACTATACAAATGTTAAATCCATTTACAAATCGTAGTTTGGATCTTCCTCCAGTCTCAACTTTACCCGATATAATTGATTACCAGCCTGATAATCATGGGGATGAATACACACTGTGGGATTTTCGTGACATTAGGATCACCCTGGATAGAGATAGCGTGCATAGATTCGAAGTTTATAAGGTTATTATAAACTCATCTCCTGAGCATGACATTGAAAATTTTATGGCGGTGGTGATATTCGGACCTAACCAGAGATTGGCCTTTTACAAGCCTGGCAATATGAGATGGGTAGAATTTCCAACCAGAGATAAGAGGTTTGAGGACGTAATATTTTTCCAAGAAAAGATATATGCCATAAACAATGACGGGcagctatatgaatttgatacAAAGATAAGAGCAGGGCTTAAGGGAGGAATCCATGAAACCAGACCTCCATCCGAAATTCCCGTAGGCCCTCACGAGCCTAAATGTCTTATTGGGTGCGCCAATGGAAGCTTATTGATGTTGGTAAGATATCTTCGCCATCCCTTCTTGAGGAGAATACGCAGGGATTTTGAAACTTACAAATTCGATATCTATGAGttaaaaagaaacagaaaagagtggTCAACATTAGATAATTTAGGTAACTATATACTAGTGATTGGCTTTAATTCTTCTGTTCAAATTCCTGTGCCTTTTCTAAGCAAAGGAAATCAGATTTGGTTTACAGATAACCAAACAGCGATGCAATCATCATTTTACGGTCCTGTTCCTCAAGATATCGGCATCTTCGACTTGGACCATGGAAGTTTCCAGAGAGTATTGTTAGAAGTGAAGTTCTTTTGCCCTCCTGTTTGGTTGTTACCCTAA